A genomic stretch from Larus michahellis chromosome 7, bLarMic1.1, whole genome shotgun sequence includes:
- the LOC141746578 gene encoding uncharacterized protein LOC141746578 isoform X3 yields MHNKGGRRRVPDGLSSCNAETAAKSPSKGQCDLREADLPPPEDSQQHSAMSMATETWEEKPSNETSSDTPPAGNTPSPGCRRSSSDIVHESTEGAKAQRECRLRPHFSDPMPTDSVKRKQLELKIAAAARQHAQKRRQERDLGPVVAKANLGHGGSFDETRRAPRGSLRSRHHWSNVSSLSTDSGIVGVNDVRDDLDPSEATRTKSADVERADSGIGQMPARKWRNRASETLSSLQAWEAHRPCTDCGERDLPVETDAQNCNQRRADLCEKCRKRRTERKESVLEFVNTEASYGEDLRIIKEEFYLPMQAAGLLSQEQLLGIFSNIQELIDLNENFLEILQEEIDQAFDQGDDDLMTVCIGEVFLEFVNMLPAFQTYCLQQSSSVNMLNALEKEKELLRIFLNVSQNDNTALRRMNLRSFLMAPLQRVTKYPLLLSRIIKATTEYHPDHGSLREAKSRIESHLEHINMKTKQEGNTWTLRSFRQDSKKKREVINIEMRETALKTVGWLREETRFVMEGSLQLAQPPDGQWVKKGSKTLKFQNMQVLLLVNMKRVSESSLESAEPGPVKDAVLVLIRDKNNGKFHLLREPLRLSNCIVSTDPDCDDTFELIEIRREAFVFRDSDRARTHHWFRQIRRYSRELGSWKKRRNALPNIMISTPHTRP; encoded by the exons CTGCAATGCTGAGACTGCGGCCAAATCCCCCTCCAAGGGACAGTGTGATCTGAGGGAAGCTGATCTCCCGCCTCCAGAggacagccagcagcactcagcgATGTCCATGGCAACAGAGACCTGGGAGGAAAAGCCAAGCAATGAGACATCCAGCGACACTCCACCTGCAGGGAAT ACTCCCAGTCCCGGCTGCCGCCGATCCAGCTCCGACATCGTCCATGAGAGCACGGAGGGTGCCAAAGCCCAGCGGGAGTGCCGGCTGCGGCCGCACTTCAGTGACCCCATGCCGACAGACTCGGTGAAGAggaagcagctggagctgaagaTTGCAGCTGCAGCACGGCAGCATGCGCAGAAGCGCCGGCAGGAGCGAGACCTCG GTCCAGTGGTAGCAAAAGCCAACCTTGGCCATGGTGGCAGCTTTGATGAGACCCGCCGTGCCCCACGTGGCTCCCTCCGCTCCAGACATCATTGGAGCAATGTCAGCAGCCTGagcacggacagtgggattgttGGTGTGAATGATGTCCGGGATGACCTGGATCCCAGCGAGGCCACCCGGACCAAGTCAGCAGATGTGGAGAGGGCAGATAGTGGCATTGGCCAGATGCCAGCCAGAAAGTGGAGGAACAGGGCATCTGAAACGCTGAGCTCCCTGCAGGCCTGGGAAGCCCACCGTCCCTGCACCGACTGTGGAGAAAGGGACCTCCCGGTGGAGACGGATGCGCAAAACTGCAATCAGAGGCGGGCTGACCTCTGCGAGAAGTGCCGCAAGCGCAGGACAGAGCGCAAGGAGTCTGTGCTGGAGTTTGTCAACACAGAGGCCAGCTATGGAGAGGACCTGCGCATCATCAAAGAGGAGTTCTACCTCcccatgcaggcagctgggctgctgagccaggagcagctcctgggcaTCTTCAGCAACATCCAGGAGCTCATTGACCTCAACGAGAACTTTCTGGAGATACTCCAGGAAGAGATCGATCAGGCCTTTGACCAG GGTGATGACGACCTGATGACCGTGTGCATCGGCGAAGTATTTCTAGAGTTCGTCAACATGCTGCCAGCCTTTCAGACCTACTGTCTTCAGCAGTCCTCCTCCGTGAATATGCTCAACGcactggagaaggagaaagagttGCTCAG AATATTCCTCAATGTCTCCCAGAACGACAACACAGCACTGCGGCGGATGAACTTGAGGTCCTTCCTGATGGCCCCTTTGCAAAGAGTCACCAAGTACCCACTGCTGCTAAGCAGGATCATCAAGGCCACCACCGAGTACCACCCAGATCATGGCAGCCTGCGGGAGGCCAAGAGCCGTATCGAGTCCCACCTGGAGCACATCAACATGAAAACCAAGCAGGAGGGGAACACATGGACCCTCCGCTCCTTTCGCCAGGACAGCAAGAAGAAGAGAGAAGTCATCAACATTGAGATGAGAGAAACTGCCCTCAAAACTGTAGGTTGGCTGCGGGAGGAAACACGATTTGTGATGGAGGGGTCTCTGCAGCTGGCCCAGCCTCCCGATGGCCAGTGGGTGAAGAAAGGCAGCAAGACCCTGAAGTTCCAGAACATGCAGGTCCTCCTCCTGGTGAACATGAAGCGCGTGTCCGAGTCCAGCCTGGAGTCAGCCGAGCCAGGGCCTGTGAAGGACGCTGTGCTGGTACTCATCAGGGACAAAAATAACGGGAAGTTCCATTTGCTCAGGGAGCCCTTGAGGCTGAGTAATTGCATCGTCTCCACTGATCCTGACTGCGACGATACTTTTGAACTCATTGAGATCAGGCGGGAGGCATTTGTGTTCCGGGACAGCGACCGGGCGCGGACTCACCACTGGTTCAGGCAGATCAGGCGGTACTCGAGGGAGCTGGGCTCCTGGAAGAAGCGGCGGAACGCGCTGCCCAACATCATGATCAGCACCCCTCACACCAGGCCCTGA
- the LOC141746578 gene encoding uncharacterized protein LOC141746578 isoform X2, with protein sequence MITESPDPHVSLLSPVGSSRAVKKGKLQPHHEKTGCNAETAAKSPSKGQCDLREADLPPPEDSQQHSAMSMATETWEEKPSNETSSDTPPAGNTPSPGCRRSSSDIVHESTEGAKAQRECRLRPHFSDPMPTDSVKRKQLELKIAAAARQHAQKRRQERDLGPVVAKANLGHGGSFDETRRAPRGSLRSRHHWSNVSSLSTDSGIVGVNDVRDDLDPSEATRTKSADVERADSGIGQMPARKWRNRASETLSSLQAWEAHRPCTDCGERDLPVETDAQNCNQRRADLCEKCRKRRTERKESVLEFVNTEASYGEDLRIIKEEFYLPMQAAGLLSQEQLLGIFSNIQELIDLNENFLEILQEEIDQAFDQGDDDLMTVCIGEVFLEFVNMLPAFQTYCLQQSSSVNMLNALEKEKELLRIFLNVSQNDNTALRRMNLRSFLMAPLQRVTKYPLLLSRIIKATTEYHPDHGSLREAKSRIESHLEHINMKTKQEGNTWTLRSFRQDSKKKREVINIEMRETALKTVGWLREETRFVMEGSLQLAQPPDGQWVKKGSKTLKFQNMQVLLLVNMKRVSESSLESAEPGPVKDAVLVLIRDKNNGKFHLLREPLRLSNCIVSTDPDCDDTFELIEIRREAFVFRDSDRARTHHWFRQIRRYSRELGSWKKRRNALPNIMISTPHTRP encoded by the exons CTGCAATGCTGAGACTGCGGCCAAATCCCCCTCCAAGGGACAGTGTGATCTGAGGGAAGCTGATCTCCCGCCTCCAGAggacagccagcagcactcagcgATGTCCATGGCAACAGAGACCTGGGAGGAAAAGCCAAGCAATGAGACATCCAGCGACACTCCACCTGCAGGGAAT ACTCCCAGTCCCGGCTGCCGCCGATCCAGCTCCGACATCGTCCATGAGAGCACGGAGGGTGCCAAAGCCCAGCGGGAGTGCCGGCTGCGGCCGCACTTCAGTGACCCCATGCCGACAGACTCGGTGAAGAggaagcagctggagctgaagaTTGCAGCTGCAGCACGGCAGCATGCGCAGAAGCGCCGGCAGGAGCGAGACCTCG GTCCAGTGGTAGCAAAAGCCAACCTTGGCCATGGTGGCAGCTTTGATGAGACCCGCCGTGCCCCACGTGGCTCCCTCCGCTCCAGACATCATTGGAGCAATGTCAGCAGCCTGagcacggacagtgggattgttGGTGTGAATGATGTCCGGGATGACCTGGATCCCAGCGAGGCCACCCGGACCAAGTCAGCAGATGTGGAGAGGGCAGATAGTGGCATTGGCCAGATGCCAGCCAGAAAGTGGAGGAACAGGGCATCTGAAACGCTGAGCTCCCTGCAGGCCTGGGAAGCCCACCGTCCCTGCACCGACTGTGGAGAAAGGGACCTCCCGGTGGAGACGGATGCGCAAAACTGCAATCAGAGGCGGGCTGACCTCTGCGAGAAGTGCCGCAAGCGCAGGACAGAGCGCAAGGAGTCTGTGCTGGAGTTTGTCAACACAGAGGCCAGCTATGGAGAGGACCTGCGCATCATCAAAGAGGAGTTCTACCTCcccatgcaggcagctgggctgctgagccaggagcagctcctgggcaTCTTCAGCAACATCCAGGAGCTCATTGACCTCAACGAGAACTTTCTGGAGATACTCCAGGAAGAGATCGATCAGGCCTTTGACCAG GGTGATGACGACCTGATGACCGTGTGCATCGGCGAAGTATTTCTAGAGTTCGTCAACATGCTGCCAGCCTTTCAGACCTACTGTCTTCAGCAGTCCTCCTCCGTGAATATGCTCAACGcactggagaaggagaaagagttGCTCAG AATATTCCTCAATGTCTCCCAGAACGACAACACAGCACTGCGGCGGATGAACTTGAGGTCCTTCCTGATGGCCCCTTTGCAAAGAGTCACCAAGTACCCACTGCTGCTAAGCAGGATCATCAAGGCCACCACCGAGTACCACCCAGATCATGGCAGCCTGCGGGAGGCCAAGAGCCGTATCGAGTCCCACCTGGAGCACATCAACATGAAAACCAAGCAGGAGGGGAACACATGGACCCTCCGCTCCTTTCGCCAGGACAGCAAGAAGAAGAGAGAAGTCATCAACATTGAGATGAGAGAAACTGCCCTCAAAACTGTAGGTTGGCTGCGGGAGGAAACACGATTTGTGATGGAGGGGTCTCTGCAGCTGGCCCAGCCTCCCGATGGCCAGTGGGTGAAGAAAGGCAGCAAGACCCTGAAGTTCCAGAACATGCAGGTCCTCCTCCTGGTGAACATGAAGCGCGTGTCCGAGTCCAGCCTGGAGTCAGCCGAGCCAGGGCCTGTGAAGGACGCTGTGCTGGTACTCATCAGGGACAAAAATAACGGGAAGTTCCATTTGCTCAGGGAGCCCTTGAGGCTGAGTAATTGCATCGTCTCCACTGATCCTGACTGCGACGATACTTTTGAACTCATTGAGATCAGGCGGGAGGCATTTGTGTTCCGGGACAGCGACCGGGCGCGGACTCACCACTGGTTCAGGCAGATCAGGCGGTACTCGAGGGAGCTGGGCTCCTGGAAGAAGCGGCGGAACGCGCTGCCCAACATCATGATCAGCACCCCTCACACCAGGCCCTGA